Proteins encoded within one genomic window of Trichoderma asperellum chromosome 2, complete sequence:
- the ADV1 gene encoding Transcriptional regulatory protein pro1, producing the protein MSTLPPNHQNILSRASMNSVHMAISQSGKAKTAPKTNNGASRRGTQMHRRSRTGCYTCRLRRKKCDEGSPLCTACKHLGLQCEYKRPMWWSNNDARKQHKEDIKGIIKRKKLSEKSSHASINSASSSPPGLSHSVPSSATYTDPMDRNRSASIDSHFSNGFNFNGPMHQPDYSSYNSQLPPDFMIGSYSPYEIDVKTERQMFINDVPTLKESQVSTFSTYCPPPPAGTVLPAGTLPGSWIEHVHEERRESLAEETLNVNFFDFAHGPSYDSRQVKIELDENDQRLFDHFIQFVLPTIFPILETNQHGSVASDLILPALQSNNTYLHCCLSIAAQHLKSLSAGPNEDLDHDIMRHRYATIWSLCESLKRDENYQQILEATLGLIFFQCVVGRSDSEELLDIAWHQHFQAAINLVTKLDLPRQVLDPATPMTQTPFNMTLTAWIDILGATMQGTSPTFAHTYREKHLSQINPYMGLRELMGCEDRVMYLISEIACLESLKRDGMDDFTLCQHVSALGEQISLTEVNEFTPKMPYNANGTLSPKQLSKNITAAFRLAARIYLCSLVPGFSPNQPSPMSLVDKLTNVLQFIPSGPEGYDSSLVWVYLLCGSISLPGSDFRVLFEDRIAQLGDQASCGSFGRMVMVLRGLWLHNDNLSRQGTPDSAGSDVAQTYLHWRDLMRMQNMEYLLM; encoded by the exons ATGTCTACCCTGCCCCCCAATCACCAAAATATCTTGTCAAGAGCATCAATGAACTCCGTACACATGGCGATTTCACAGTCTGGGAAGGCCAAGACGGCTCCCAAGACCAACAATGGCGCTTCGCGACGAGGAACTCAAATGCATCGCCGCTCAAGAACAG GCTGCTACACCTGCAGATTAAGACGAAAGAAGTGCGACGAGGGCTCGCCTCTTTGCACAGCATGCAAGCACCTTGGTCTGCAATGCGAGTATAAGCGACCCATGTGGTGGAGCAACAACGATGCGCGAAAGCAACACAAGGAGGACATCAAGGGCATCATCAAGCGCAAGAAGCTCTCGGAAAAGTCATCGCACGCCTCCATAAactctgcctcctcctcacccCCTGGCTTGTCACACTCCGTGCCATCGTCTGCAACATACACCGACCCTATGGACCGCAACAGGTCTGCATCTATAGATTCCCACTTTTCAAACGGCTTCAACTTCAACGGCCCGATGCACCAGCCCGATTACTCTTCTTACAACTCTCAGCTGCCCCCCGACTTCATGATTGGCTCTTATTCACCGTACGAGATTGATGTCAAGACGGAGCGACAAATGTTCATCAATGACGTACCGACATTGAAAGAATCCCAAGTCTCGACCTTTAGCACTTACTGCCCGCCTCCACCAGCAGGCACCGTCCTGCCGGCGGGCACCCTTCCCGGAAGCTGGATCGAGCATGTTCATGAAGAGCGCCGCGAGTCGCTGGCTGAGGAGACGCTCAACGTCAACTTCTTCGACTTTGCCCATGGACCGTCCTATGACTCAAGGCAAGTCAAGATTGAGCTGGATGAGAACGACCAGCGTCTGTTTGACCACTTCATCCAATTCGTGCTGCCAACCATCTTCCCTATTCTGGAGACCAACCAGCATGGCTCAGTTGCATCTGACTTGATTCTCCCCGCGCTGCAGTCCAACAACACCTATCTTCACTGCTGTCTGAGCATCGCAGCTCAGCACCTTAAATCTTTGTCGGCTGGCCCTAACGAAGACCTTGATCATGACATCATGAGACATCGTTATGCGACCATCTGGTCGCTTTGCGAGTCCCTGAAGCGAGACGAGAACTACCAGCAGATCCTCGAGGCCACTCTTGGACTCATTTTCTTCCAGTGTGTCGTTGGCCGCTCGGACAGTGAAGAGCTGCTTGACATTGCGTGGCACCAGCATTTCCAGGCCGCCATTAACCTGGTCACCAAGCTGGACCTGCCCCGTCAAGTCTTGGACCCTGCCACGCCAATGACACAGACCCCGTTCAACATGACCTTGACCGCCTGGATTGACATCCTTGGCGCCACCATGCAGGGAACATCTCCTACCTTTGCCCACACGTACCGCGAGAAGCATCTGTCTCAAATCAATCCCTACATGGGCCTGCGAGAGCTGATGGGCTGCGAGGACCGAGTCATGTATCTCATCTCTGAGATTGCGTGCCTCGAATCGCTCAAGAGAGATGGCATGGATGACTTCACCCTCTGCCAACACGTGTCTGCCCTAGGCGAGCAGATTAGCCTCACCGAGGTCAATGAGTTCACACCCAAGATGCCTTACAATGCCAATGGCACACTGTCGCCCAAGCAGCTTTCCAAGAACATCACGGCTGCCTTCCGCCTTGCGGCTCGTATTTACCTGTGCAGTCTGGTGCCTGGGTTCAGCCCCAATCAGCCCTCGCCGATGAGTCTGGTTGACAAGCTTACAAACGTATTGCAATTTATTCCTTCTGGACCTGAGGGTTACGACAGCAGCTTGGTCTGGGTCTACCTCTTGTGCGGCTCAATCAGCCTCCCCGGCTCCGACTTTCGTGTGCTATTTGAGGATCGCATTGCGCAGCTTGGCGACCAGGCCAGCTGTGGCTCTTTTGGCCGTATGGTGATGGTGTTGCGTGGCCTCTGGCTTCACAATGACAATTTGTCGAGGCAAGGTACGCCCGATAGCGCCGGATCAGACGTGGCGCAGACATATCTCCACTGGCGAGATCTGATGCGGATGCAGAACATGGAGTACCTGCTCATGTAG